Proteins encoded within one genomic window of Aurantiacibacter spongiae:
- a CDS encoding YadA-like family protein, which translates to MNNSQTKTLTLALLAGTAGAGLFATAASAQEIVGDDGYECVLTNDGLATTTTANANAVGEDALACGEEAETAGDNSTAVGGESSATNVNASAFGHSSEATGFGATALGAAASATNDGATAIGLEANASGFLSFAGNYRATASGQEALAIGADSDFNGTGALAAGIGSIALGSDTEALGQDAIAIGSFSSADNMSAVAIGVRAAATGDNAAAFGSDASAAGLDSLAIGYNAQARSDQSTAIGNDSVATGEDALAIGDSAVARGASSTAIGGESFANSPGTTSIGWQSAATDERATAVGHLATAQGVRSLAIGENADARSDYSTAIGNEAIATGEDSIAVGDSAVARGPSSTAFGGESFANSPGTTSIGWQSAATDERATAVGHLATAQGVRSLAIGENADARSDYSTAIGNEAIATGEDSIAVGDSAVARGPSSTAFGGESFANSPGTTSIGWQSAAIEERATALGHLARAEGVRSLAVGESASATGETSVAIGNESVASGTNSIAIGNGAQATNDGQVVIASLGTSTASQMGALSFVTADANGTLGLVAGPDLSGFASAADVADNTAAIAVNSGLISANTASIASNSAAIGTLQGQTATLFDLANENASGVREANEGVAMALSMESPVLMPTDSFGIAGGFGYYNNRVAGSASVAARISDNAAFTGGVGIGFDEGEVGARAGFQMTW; encoded by the coding sequence ATGAACAATTCACAGACAAAGACACTGACGCTGGCGTTGCTCGCCGGCACTGCGGGCGCCGGACTGTTTGCCACCGCCGCCAGTGCGCAGGAAATCGTCGGCGACGACGGATACGAATGCGTTCTGACGAATGACGGCCTGGCAACCACCACCACCGCCAATGCCAACGCCGTCGGCGAAGACGCGCTGGCCTGCGGTGAGGAAGCCGAGACCGCCGGCGACAACTCGACCGCCGTCGGCGGAGAGTCGTCCGCCACCAACGTGAACGCCTCCGCCTTCGGTCACAGTTCCGAGGCGACCGGCTTCGGCGCGACCGCACTGGGCGCCGCGGCGAGCGCCACCAACGATGGCGCGACCGCCATCGGTCTGGAAGCGAATGCCTCGGGTTTCCTCTCGTTCGCCGGCAATTACCGCGCCACCGCCTCGGGCCAGGAAGCGCTCGCCATCGGCGCCGACAGCGATTTCAACGGGACCGGCGCGCTGGCTGCCGGCATCGGTTCGATCGCGCTGGGTTCGGATACCGAGGCGCTCGGTCAGGATGCGATCGCCATCGGCTCCTTCAGCAGCGCCGACAATATGAGCGCCGTCGCCATCGGCGTGCGCGCCGCGGCGACCGGTGACAACGCCGCGGCGTTCGGCAGCGACGCGAGCGCGGCCGGCCTCGATTCGCTCGCCATCGGCTACAACGCGCAGGCCCGTTCGGACCAGTCCACCGCCATCGGCAACGATTCCGTCGCCACCGGCGAAGACGCGCTGGCCATTGGCGACAGCGCCGTGGCGCGCGGCGCGTCCTCCACCGCCATTGGCGGCGAGAGCTTCGCCAACAGCCCCGGCACGACCTCGATCGGCTGGCAGTCGGCGGCCACTGACGAACGCGCCACCGCGGTCGGCCACCTCGCCACCGCGCAGGGCGTGCGCTCGCTGGCCATCGGCGAGAACGCCGATGCCCGCTCCGACTACTCGACCGCCATCGGCAACGAGGCGATCGCCACCGGCGAAGATTCCATCGCCGTGGGTGACAGCGCCGTGGCCCGGGGCCCCTCGTCCACCGCGTTCGGCGGAGAGAGCTTCGCCAACAGCCCCGGCACGACCTCGATCGGCTGGCAGTCGGCGGCCACTGACGAACGCGCCACCGCGGTCGGCCACCTCGCCACCGCGCAGGGCGTGCGCTCGCTGGCCATCGGCGAGAACGCCGATGCCCGCTCCGACTACTCGACCGCCATCGGCAACGAGGCGATCGCCACCGGCGAAGATTCCATCGCCGTGGGTGACAGCGCCGTTGCGCGGGGCCCCTCGTCCACCGCGTTCGGCGGAGAGAGCTTCGCCAACAGCCCCGGCACGACCTCGATCGGCTGGCAGTCGGCGGCGATCGAAGAACGCGCCACCGCGCTCGGTCATCTGGCGCGGGCCGAAGGTGTACGCTCGCTGGCCGTCGGCGAATCCGCCTCCGCCACGGGTGAAACCTCGGTCGCCATCGGCAACGAATCGGTCGCGTCAGGGACCAACTCGATCGCCATCGGCAACGGCGCGCAGGCCACCAATGACGGCCAAGTCGTCATTGCCAGCCTGGGAACCAGCACGGCATCGCAGATGGGTGCGCTCAGCTTCGTGACGGCTGACGCCAACGGCACGCTCGGCCTGGTGGCCGGCCCGGACCTGTCCGGCTTCGCCAGCGCCGCCGACGTGGCCGACAACACCGCCGCCATCGCGGTGAACAGCGGCCTCATCAGCGCCAACACCGCCAGCATCGCGTCCAACTCGGCCGCGATCGGCACGCTGCAGGGCCAGACGGCCACGTTGTTCGATCTCGCCAACGAGAACGCCAGCGGCGTGCGCGAAGCCAATGAGGGCGTCGCCATGGCGCTGTCGATGGAATCGCCGGTGCTCATGCCGACCGACAGCTTCGGCATCGCCGGCGGCTTCGGCTACTACAACAACCGCGTCGCCGGCTCGGCCAGCGTCGCGGCGCGCATCAGCGACAACGCCGCCTTCACCGGCGGCGTGGGCATCGGCTTCGACGAAGGCGAAGTCGGCGCCCGGGCCGGCTTCCAGATGACCTGGTAA